The Mycoplasmopsis gallinacea genome includes a window with the following:
- a CDS encoding Mbov_0396 family ICE element transmembrane protein translates to MICTKTYKVLHQFILVGFIGVVVPTILFVFTLLSVIIKIFELLYMFIISPWISAYSVVDNGKMMKKWKLMFVSKFFSIALYPVIIQIYVLFINRTLSFWDKNDDGLLHTFTKIFILIGATLSINGATVITAAFFGDNLSVREGLSQLSQISQLKTAAMGAGAIALGVGAKAVKGGLAVARGGAKAIRGGKNLYKNFDNVKSGAASAFNTFKQNVQNIKGLKGDKFKGTLFKESGKRLFSGLKDTFSAPFKEANIKHAQSGERASGMLDKLNQMKENLKQ, encoded by the coding sequence ATGATATGTACCAAAACATACAAAGTCCTACATCAGTTTATTCTTGTTGGGTTTATTGGTGTTGTGGTTCCAACAATTTTATTTGTATTTACATTATTATCAGTGATTATTAAAATCTTTGAACTACTTTATATGTTTATCATTAGTCCTTGAATAAGTGCTTATTCAGTGGTAGATAATGGAAAAATGATGAAGAAATGAAAATTGATGTTTGTATCTAAATTTTTCTCAATTGCACTCTACCCTGTTATTATTCAAATTTATGTTTTATTTATCAATAGAACTCTTTCATTTTGAGATAAAAATGATGACGGTTTATTACATACCTTTACTAAGATTTTCATTTTAATTGGTGCTACTTTATCAATTAATGGAGCAACCGTAATTACTGCTGCATTCTTTGGAGATAATCTTTCAGTACGCGAAGGACTTTCACAACTTTCACAAATATCACAATTAAAAACTGCTGCTATGGGTGCTGGTGCAATTGCATTAGGAGTTGGAGCAAAAGCAGTTAAAGGTGGTCTTGCTGTTGCACGTGGTGGTGCAAAAGCAATTAGGGGTGGTAAAAACCTTTATAAAAACTTTGACAATGTAAAAAGTGGTGCTGCTAGTGCATTTAATACATTTAAACAAAATGTTCAAAACATTAAAGGACTAAAAGGAGATAAATTCAAAGGAACATTATTTAAAGAAAGTGGAAAAAGATTATTTAGCGGTTTAAAAGATACTTTCTCTGCTCCATTTAAAGAAGCAAATATTAAACACGCACAAAGTGGTGAAAGAGCAAGTGGAATGCTTGATAAATTAAATCAAATGAAAGAAAACTTAAAACAATAA
- a CDS encoding VirB4 family type IV secretion system protein — protein MTHTNKDLTKKRTEFKYGLSFTETIIAMVIFVASILFWNVVFRDFSTKTKIILVIISIILNGIAFLKWKGLRFYKWFYKMIVFLFSKKKYTSKETKSLIPYKNIIKDDVITLFNNKEYKYLKVIGFSGLDIWSENEEDIEKKLQSINYVLESVSLDYDIIKTNAKSDLYKNLEKLEEQINLKSKLNEIEINYYESLIKDIDKENSQVEIEKYYIVLRTKDLNALNFEADVLIDNIQNLGINAYILNKLEIIDFLAIVNNYKIDEEKLTKFLLQEEIDEKLKDKIVSVKRKFTFWEMLQSMFINFFYIHKVSKLHLTMINNFQELELFKKAYWKLTLLDMIKCKFDKTKLKQLQKENEAIKEQTWKEINAIQKEDFVYLNSVFYEEEFTIKSNYIKYKDNQYRTFLAINNLPLHLPKGYLKYFLTKYGNTYFKLSKMSESSTNDVIDYATQKTIEIEVNKKATINRRNDNYVNTLNEILKQVVDNDKYLYNFTAYVEIKGKSLKELRDRVREIKKEAFNNKIKIDVPVFSIQETILSTKLISNYYNENRKTILIDNFSDGWWFLQNSFNDYNNLFVGKGINDEYIFLDRFKKTPERTNANMFITGTSGAGKSTFAEKMILNDIANNRDVIVLDLQREYKQNGDLLGASILDFASKKNPLSINVLQVRDAFSENFDKEINNTTKINKHIDYLEKFFDLVFKGELSSTLMNYLKICLNKLYASKGYFDDKINLANIPNNKWVKIDDLIDVIDNYDFNNNQWEKINFQDKLKLLSHQLKQIFKTNNTLAILFNNYTNFDINSQYTIFDLHSIINTSESAEAHQDQIILFVVLNFLQDRISKNRQEKKQLSLFIGEAHFFVKSKNQKLFDFLFSTIKTARKYGLSVVMDTQNLSDFYREKDNANALLSNCDYSLFLRQKSSEIQDINEKLFSKNKELTETEKMFLERASVGQGILNIGSNLRYIISIHYNDYEQELLFKSKGEYI, from the coding sequence ATGACACATACAAATAAAGATTTAACTAAAAAGCGAACAGAATTTAAGTACGGTTTAAGTTTTACAGAAACAATAATTGCAATGGTCATTTTTGTTGCTTCAATTTTGTTTTGAAATGTTGTTTTCAGAGACTTTTCTACTAAAACTAAAATCATTTTAGTCATTATTTCCATTATTTTAAATGGTATTGCTTTTCTTAAATGAAAAGGTTTAAGGTTTTACAAATGATTTTATAAAATGATTGTCTTTTTATTCAGTAAAAAGAAATATACATCAAAAGAAACAAAGAGTTTAATACCATACAAAAACATTATTAAAGATGATGTAATTACACTCTTTAATAACAAAGAATATAAATACTTAAAAGTGATTGGGTTTTCAGGTTTAGATATTTGGTCAGAAAATGAAGAAGATATTGAAAAGAAACTCCAAAGCATTAACTATGTTTTAGAAAGTGTTAGTTTAGATTACGATATTATCAAAACAAATGCTAAAAGCGATTTGTATAAAAATTTAGAAAAACTTGAAGAGCAAATCAATTTAAAAAGCAAATTAAATGAAATTGAAATTAATTACTATGAAAGTTTAATTAAAGATATTGATAAAGAAAATAGTCAAGTGGAAATTGAAAAATACTACATTGTACTTAGAACCAAAGATTTAAATGCACTAAATTTTGAAGCAGATGTTTTAATTGATAACATTCAAAATTTAGGTATTAATGCTTACATTTTAAACAAACTAGAAATTATTGATTTTTTAGCAATTGTAAATAATTACAAAATTGATGAAGAAAAACTTACAAAGTTCTTGCTTCAAGAAGAAATTGATGAAAAACTAAAAGATAAAATTGTGTCCGTAAAAAGAAAATTTACCTTTTGAGAAATGCTTCAAAGTATGTTTATTAATTTCTTTTACATTCACAAAGTATCTAAATTACATCTAACTATGATTAATAACTTTCAGGAGTTAGAACTATTTAAAAAAGCATATTGAAAATTAACCTTGTTAGATATGATTAAATGCAAATTTGATAAAACAAAACTTAAACAGTTGCAAAAAGAAAATGAAGCAATTAAAGAGCAAACTTGAAAAGAAATTAATGCAATTCAAAAAGAAGATTTTGTGTATTTAAATAGTGTCTTTTATGAAGAAGAATTCACAATTAAAAGCAACTACATTAAATACAAAGATAATCAATACAGAACCTTTTTAGCAATTAATAATCTTCCGCTTCATTTACCAAAAGGGTATTTAAAATACTTTTTAACTAAATACGGAAATACCTATTTTAAACTCTCTAAAATGAGTGAAAGTTCAACAAATGATGTTATTGATTATGCAACACAAAAAACAATTGAAATCGAAGTGAATAAAAAAGCAACAATTAATAGAAGAAATGATAACTACGTAAATACTTTAAATGAAATCTTAAAGCAAGTGGTAGATAATGATAAGTATCTTTACAATTTCACTGCTTATGTTGAAATTAAAGGAAAATCTCTTAAAGAGTTAAGAGATAGAGTAAGAGAAATTAAAAAAGAAGCATTTAATAACAAAATTAAAATTGATGTTCCTGTTTTTAGCATACAAGAGACTATTTTATCAACTAAGTTAATTAGCAATTATTACAATGAAAATCGAAAAACTATTTTAATTGATAACTTTTCAGACGGTTGATGATTTTTACAAAACTCATTTAATGACTATAACAACTTATTTGTTGGTAAGGGAATTAATGATGAATATATCTTTTTAGATAGATTTAAGAAAACCCCTGAAAGAACAAATGCAAATATGTTTATTACCGGAACCAGTGGAGCAGGTAAAAGTACCTTTGCAGAGAAAATGATTTTAAATGATATTGCTAATAACAGAGATGTTATTGTGCTTGATTTACAACGGGAATATAAGCAAAATGGAGATTTACTTGGAGCATCAATTTTAGATTTTGCAAGCAAGAAAAACCCACTTTCAATTAATGTGCTTCAAGTTAGAGATGCATTTAGCGAGAATTTTGATAAAGAGATTAATAATACAACTAAAATCAATAAACATATTGATTACCTTGAAAAATTCTTTGATTTAGTCTTTAAAGGAGAATTATCAAGCACATTAATGAACTATCTTAAAATTTGTTTAAATAAACTTTATGCTTCAAAAGGTTATTTTGACGATAAAATCAACCTTGCAAATATTCCGAATAATAAATGAGTGAAAATTGATGATTTAATTGATGTAATTGATAATTATGATTTTAACAATAATCAATGAGAAAAAATCAATTTCCAAGACAAGTTAAAACTACTTTCACATCAACTTAAACAAATTTTCAAAACAAATAATACCTTAGCAATTCTTTTTAATAACTATACCAATTTTGATATTAATAGTCAATATACCATTTTTGACTTACATAGCATTATTAACACAAGCGAAAGTGCAGAAGCACATCAAGACCAAATTATTCTCTTTGTAGTGCTTAATTTCTTACAAGATAGAATTTCAAAAAACAGACAAGAGAAAAAACAACTTAGTTTATTCATTGGAGAAGCACATTTCTTTGTGAAAAGTAAAAACCAAAAACTATTTGATTTCTTATTTAGCACAATTAAAACTGCTAGAAAATACGGACTTTCAGTTGTAATGGACACTCAAAATTTAAGTGATTTTTACAGAGAAAAAGACAATGCTAATGCGCTTCTTTCTAACTGTGATTATTCATTGTTTTTAAGACAAAAAAGTAGTGAAATACAAGATATTAATGAGAAATTATTTAGCAAAAATAAAGAATTAACCGAAACAGAGAAGATGTTTTTAGAAAGAGCAAGTGTTGGACAAGGAATTTTAAACATTGGTTCCAATTTAAGATACATTATTAGTATTCATTACAATGACTATGAACAAGAATTATTATTCAAAAGTAAAGGAGAATATATTTAA